The following coding sequences are from one Streptomyces sp. NBC_01232 window:
- a CDS encoding FHA domain-containing protein, translating to MPELVLELNGRTWTLDPSRSYSLGRDPQGDVVIDDARVSWRHATITWNGRGWGIEDHGSTNGTYVHGARVQQTELVPGTPVHLGNATDGPRLNLSAAAAPQPAVAQQAPAQAYAQPQAPAYQAPQQQQPQQQAWEQQQQYAQPQQPQAHLPHQQGGGAARPAQGGAPAYGDRSPTTFHQLSLGHVMRIGRALENELVVSDLQVSRHHAEFRSMPGGRFEIHDLGSHNGTYVNGQPLAKSGTALLGPNDIVGVGHSTFRIVGDRLEEFVDTGEVSFSARHLTVTVDGGKQILKDVTFGVPEKSLIGVIGPSGSGKSTLLKALTGYRPADQGDVLYDNRNLYKQFAELRQRIGLVPQDDILHKELKVSTALKYAAKLRFPGDTAESERAARVDEVLRELKLDIHKDKKITSLSGGQRKRVSVALELLTKPSLIFLDEPTSGLDPGMDRDVMQLLRGLADDGRTVLVVTHSVAELAICDKLLVMAPGGSVAYFGPPDEALNFFGYTTWADVFSAFENYRDYDWAGRWKGSQHYQLYAADIDAVAPQSVAMPPAQQMRPPKPQGWGSQLWTLIRRYVSVIASDKGFIGLMLILPAVLGVVSTVIPAKFGLAPPVAPSRFNGDAGTIMLILAVGMCFSGAANSVRELIKERVIYERERATGLSRSAYLMSKVIVLGVITAIQGVIICGIGFYPRDLPAEGLLMPPAVEICLSVIALGFTSMMFGLVISSLVKTAEKTMPLLVMFAIVQVVFTGILFQVYDSPGLEQFAWLMPSRWAIAAAGTTLNLGALMPPWDADNPTNTDPLWDATVGQWSLNITILLLLGIACGFAVQRLLRRHEPEVMRAGK from the coding sequence GTGCCGGAACTCGTACTGGAATTGAATGGAAGGACCTGGACGCTCGATCCGTCCAGGTCGTACTCGCTGGGGCGCGACCCCCAGGGAGACGTGGTGATCGACGATGCCCGGGTGTCGTGGCGGCATGCCACCATCACCTGGAACGGCCGGGGTTGGGGCATCGAGGACCACGGCAGCACCAACGGCACCTACGTGCACGGGGCCAGGGTCCAGCAGACCGAGCTCGTGCCCGGCACGCCGGTCCACCTGGGCAACGCGACGGACGGACCGAGGCTGAACCTGAGCGCCGCCGCCGCGCCGCAGCCCGCCGTGGCCCAGCAGGCCCCGGCGCAGGCGTACGCCCAGCCGCAGGCCCCGGCCTACCAGGCCCCGCAACAGCAGCAGCCCCAGCAGCAGGCCTGGGAACAGCAGCAGCAGTACGCGCAGCCGCAGCAGCCGCAGGCCCACCTCCCGCACCAGCAGGGCGGTGGCGCGGCCCGTCCGGCGCAGGGCGGAGCCCCGGCCTACGGCGACCGCAGCCCGACGACGTTCCACCAGCTCTCGCTGGGCCACGTCATGCGGATCGGCCGTGCGCTGGAGAACGAGCTGGTGGTCTCCGACCTCCAGGTCTCCCGCCACCACGCCGAGTTCCGCTCGATGCCCGGCGGCCGCTTCGAGATCCACGACCTCGGCAGCCACAACGGCACCTACGTCAACGGCCAGCCGCTGGCGAAGTCCGGCACCGCGCTGCTCGGCCCGAACGACATCGTCGGCGTCGGCCACTCGACGTTCCGGATCGTCGGCGACCGCCTCGAGGAGTTCGTCGACACCGGCGAGGTCTCCTTCTCGGCCCGCCACCTCACGGTCACGGTCGACGGCGGCAAGCAGATCCTCAAGGACGTCACCTTCGGCGTGCCGGAGAAGTCGCTGATCGGCGTCATCGGACCGTCGGGCTCCGGCAAGTCCACCCTGCTCAAGGCGCTGACCGGCTACCGGCCCGCCGACCAGGGCGACGTCCTCTACGACAACCGCAACCTGTACAAGCAGTTCGCGGAGCTCCGCCAGCGCATCGGCCTGGTCCCGCAGGACGACATCCTGCACAAGGAGCTGAAGGTCAGCACGGCCCTGAAGTACGCGGCCAAGCTCCGCTTCCCGGGCGACACCGCCGAGTCCGAGCGCGCCGCCCGTGTCGACGAGGTGCTGCGCGAGCTCAAGCTCGACATCCACAAGGACAAGAAGATCACCTCGCTCTCGGGTGGTCAGCGCAAGCGCGTGTCCGTGGCCCTGGAGCTGCTCACCAAGCCCTCGCTGATCTTCCTGGACGAGCCCACCTCGGGCCTCGACCCGGGCATGGACCGCGACGTCATGCAGCTGCTGCGCGGCCTCGCCGACGACGGCCGCACCGTCCTCGTCGTGACCCACTCGGTCGCCGAGCTGGCCATCTGCGACAAGCTGCTGGTCATGGCCCCGGGCGGTTCGGTCGCCTACTTCGGCCCGCCGGACGAGGCGCTGAACTTCTTCGGCTACACCACGTGGGCGGACGTGTTCTCGGCCTTCGAGAACTACCGCGACTACGACTGGGCCGGCCGCTGGAAGGGTTCGCAGCACTACCAGCTGTACGCCGCCGACATCGACGCCGTCGCCCCGCAGTCGGTCGCGATGCCGCCCGCCCAGCAGATGCGCCCGCCGAAGCCGCAGGGCTGGGGCTCGCAGCTGTGGACGCTGATCCGCCGCTACGTCTCGGTGATCGCCTCCGACAAGGGCTTCATCGGCCTGATGCTGATCCTGCCCGCAGTCCTCGGCGTGGTCTCCACGGTCATCCCCGCGAAGTTCGGGCTCGCCCCGCCCGTGGCCCCGTCCCGCTTCAACGGCGACGCGGGCACGATCATGCTGATCCTCGCGGTCGGCATGTGCTTCTCAGGCGCCGCCAACTCGGTCCGTGAGCTGATCAAGGAACGGGTCATCTACGAACGCGAGCGGGCCACCGGCCTGTCGCGCTCGGCCTACCTCATGTCGAAGGTGATCGTCCTCGGCGTCATCACGGCCATCCAGGGCGTGATCATCTGCGGGATCGGCTTCTACCCGCGCGACCTGCCCGCCGAGGGCCTGCTCATGCCGCCCGCGGTGGAGATCTGCCTGTCGGTGATCGCGCTCGGCTTCACCTCGATGATGTTCGGCCTGGTGATCTCCTCGCTGGTGAAGACCGCCGAGAAGACCATGCCGCTGCTGGTCATGTTCGCGATCGTCCAGGTCGTCTTCACCGGCATCCTCTTCCAGGTGTACGACTCCCCGGGCCTGGAGCAGTTCGCCTGGCTGATGCCGTCCCGCTGGGCCATCGCCGCCGCGGGCACCACCTTGAACCTCGGCGCGCTGATGCCGCCGTGGGACGCCGACAACCCGACCAACACCGACCCGCTCTGGGACGCCACCGTCGGGCAGTGGAGCCTGAACATCACCATCCTGCTGCTCCTCGGCATCGCCTGCGGCTTCGCGGTCCAGCGCCTGCTGCGCCGCCACGAGCCCGAGGTCATGCGCGCGGGCAAGTAG